In Kitasatospora gansuensis, a genomic segment contains:
- a CDS encoding DedA family protein codes for MDTPAPLPGPFEHLTPLLDSYGYLAVGVLVFLDNCAIPVPGQTVLVLAAVYAGTGRLSIAAVLAIALVAAVAGDSLGYLLGRTGGHRLVERWGRYVLLTPARMAHAEEFFARQGVKVVTVARFVDVLRQTNGIVAGTTGMSWQRFLPANVLGAVLWVGVWGSAGYLAGDNIGPLYEQVMRYQVLVLPALGVLLAGLIGYRLRLRSKRRSRSR; via the coding sequence GTGGACACCCCCGCCCCACTCCCCGGCCCGTTCGAACACCTCACCCCACTGCTGGACAGCTACGGCTACCTGGCAGTGGGGGTTCTCGTGTTCCTGGACAACTGCGCGATCCCGGTCCCCGGCCAGACCGTGCTGGTGCTGGCCGCGGTCTACGCGGGCACCGGCCGGCTCAGCATCGCCGCGGTGCTCGCGATCGCGCTGGTCGCCGCCGTGGCCGGGGACAGTCTCGGCTACCTGCTCGGCCGCACCGGCGGCCACCGGCTGGTCGAGCGCTGGGGCCGGTACGTGCTGCTCACCCCGGCCCGGATGGCGCACGCCGAGGAGTTCTTCGCCCGGCAGGGGGTCAAGGTGGTCACGGTGGCCAGGTTCGTCGACGTGCTGCGGCAGACCAACGGCATCGTGGCCGGGACCACCGGGATGAGCTGGCAGCGGTTCCTGCCCGCCAACGTGCTCGGCGCGGTGCTCTGGGTCGGCGTCTGGGGCAGCGCCGGGTACCTGGCCGGCGACAACATCGGCCCGCTGTACGAACAGGTGATGCGCTACCAGGTGCTGGTGCTGCCGGCGCTCGGCGTGCTGCTGGCCGGGCTGATCGGCTACCGGCTCCGGCTCCGGAGCAAGCGCCGGAGCCGGAGCCGGTGA
- a CDS encoding NADPH-dependent F420 reductase produces MRVGIIGTGNVGRTLAGKLVSLGHEVTLGSRSKENAAALAWAEQAGPYGHSGTFAEAAAFGELVINATSGVVAVQALRLAGAEPLAGKVLIDVSNPLVFSPLGEVSLEPVNTDSVGEQIQREFPEARVVKALNTVNSEVMVDPGRVPGEHNLFVAGNDPEAKADVVALLAEFGWPQGSVLDLGDITAARSLEMLMPFWLKLMGHFGHADFNYSIRSAG; encoded by the coding sequence CGGGCACGAAGTGACCCTCGGCTCGCGCAGCAAGGAGAACGCGGCCGCGCTGGCCTGGGCCGAGCAGGCGGGACCGTACGGGCACAGCGGGACCTTCGCCGAGGCCGCCGCCTTCGGCGAGCTGGTGATCAACGCGACCTCCGGCGTGGTGGCGGTGCAGGCACTCCGGCTCGCCGGGGCCGAGCCGCTGGCGGGCAAGGTGCTGATCGACGTCTCCAACCCGCTGGTCTTCTCGCCGCTGGGCGAGGTGAGCCTGGAGCCGGTGAACACCGACAGCGTCGGCGAGCAGATCCAGCGCGAGTTCCCCGAGGCCCGGGTGGTGAAGGCGCTCAACACCGTCAACTCCGAGGTGATGGTGGACCCGGGCCGGGTGCCGGGCGAGCACAACCTGTTCGTGGCGGGCAACGACCCCGAGGCGAAGGCGGACGTGGTGGCCCTGCTGGCCGAGTTCGGCTGGCCGCAGGGCTCGGTGCTGGACCTGGGGGACATCACGGCGGCCCGGTCGCTGGAGATGCTGATGCCGTTCTGGCTCAAGCTGATGGGGCACTTCGGGCACGCCGACTTCAACTACTCGATCCGCAGCGCGGGCTGA